The Melospiza georgiana isolate bMelGeo1 chromosome 9, bMelGeo1.pri, whole genome shotgun sequence genome has a segment encoding these proteins:
- the TMEM53 gene encoding transmembrane protein 53 isoform X1, with amino-acid sequence MGTRGLRDAVVELQPGQAREGSADRGPAEGQPVVILLGWAGCQDKYLAKYSAVYSQKGCTVIRYTAPWRMVFFSETFGLRSLQTPARQLLELLFDHRVESRPVLFHVFSNGGAMLYRYILEALHTHTPFQSLRVAGTIFDSTPGRRNLRGALRALATVLASMNVLLRYLLLFTFATTAVVLRVLLHPLTRFLHESHYDALLKAPSRWPELYLYSQADLIIKASDIELMASAREQLGVPVKAVDFSDSPHVSHMRVYPAYYRSLCTAFLADCAGGSPP; translated from the exons ATGGGCACCCGCGGGCTGAGGGACGCCGTGGTGGAGCTGCAGCCGGGACAGGCCCGCG AAGGCAGCGCAGACAGAGGGCCTGCCGAGGGCCAGCCCGTGGTCATCCTCCTGGGCTGGGCCGGCTGCCAGGACAAATACCTGGCCAAATACAGCGCAGTCTACAGCCAGAAG GGCTGCACGGTCATCCGGTACACAGCTCCATGGAGGATGGTATTCTTCTCCGAGACCTTTGGCCTCAGATCCCTGCAGACCCCAGCCAGACaactcctggagctgctctttgACCACAGAGTTGAGAGCAGACCGGTTCTTTTCCACGTTTTCAGCAATGGAGGTGCCATGCTGTACCGTTACATCCTCGAGGCGCTCCACACCCACACGCCCTTCCAGAGCCTCAGGGTGGCCGGCACCATTTTCGACAGCACCCCTGGCAGAAGAAACTTGCGAGGAGCCCTTCGTGCCCTGGCAACTGTGCTGGCCTCCATGAACGTGCTGCTCAGGTATCTCCTGCTGTTCACTTTTGCCACCACGGCCGTCGTGCTGCGGGTCCTGCTGCACCCCCTGACGCGCTTCCTCCACGAGAGCCACTACGACGCCCTGCTGAAGGCGCCCTCGCGCTGGCCCGAGCTCTACCTCTACTCCCAGGCTGACCTCATCATCAAGGCCAGCGACATTGAGCTCATGGCCAGTGCCCGGGAGCAGCTCGGGGTTCCTGTGAAAGCCGTGGACTTCTCAGACTCGCCGCACGTCAGCCACATGCGGGTGTACCCCGCCTACTACCGCAGCCTCTGCACCGCCTTCCTGGCTGACTGTGCCGGGGGCTCGCCTCCCTAG
- the TMEM53 gene encoding transmembrane protein 53 isoform X2, with protein sequence MGTRGLRDAVVELQPGQARGSADRGPAEGQPVVILLGWAGCQDKYLAKYSAVYSQKGCTVIRYTAPWRMVFFSETFGLRSLQTPARQLLELLFDHRVESRPVLFHVFSNGGAMLYRYILEALHTHTPFQSLRVAGTIFDSTPGRRNLRGALRALATVLASMNVLLRYLLLFTFATTAVVLRVLLHPLTRFLHESHYDALLKAPSRWPELYLYSQADLIIKASDIELMASAREQLGVPVKAVDFSDSPHVSHMRVYPAYYRSLCTAFLADCAGGSPP encoded by the exons ATGGGCACCCGCGGGCTGAGGGACGCCGTGGTGGAGCTGCAGCCGGGACAGGCCCGCG GCAGCGCAGACAGAGGGCCTGCCGAGGGCCAGCCCGTGGTCATCCTCCTGGGCTGGGCCGGCTGCCAGGACAAATACCTGGCCAAATACAGCGCAGTCTACAGCCAGAAG GGCTGCACGGTCATCCGGTACACAGCTCCATGGAGGATGGTATTCTTCTCCGAGACCTTTGGCCTCAGATCCCTGCAGACCCCAGCCAGACaactcctggagctgctctttgACCACAGAGTTGAGAGCAGACCGGTTCTTTTCCACGTTTTCAGCAATGGAGGTGCCATGCTGTACCGTTACATCCTCGAGGCGCTCCACACCCACACGCCCTTCCAGAGCCTCAGGGTGGCCGGCACCATTTTCGACAGCACCCCTGGCAGAAGAAACTTGCGAGGAGCCCTTCGTGCCCTGGCAACTGTGCTGGCCTCCATGAACGTGCTGCTCAGGTATCTCCTGCTGTTCACTTTTGCCACCACGGCCGTCGTGCTGCGGGTCCTGCTGCACCCCCTGACGCGCTTCCTCCACGAGAGCCACTACGACGCCCTGCTGAAGGCGCCCTCGCGCTGGCCCGAGCTCTACCTCTACTCCCAGGCTGACCTCATCATCAAGGCCAGCGACATTGAGCTCATGGCCAGTGCCCGGGAGCAGCTCGGGGTTCCTGTGAAAGCCGTGGACTTCTCAGACTCGCCGCACGTCAGCCACATGCGGGTGTACCCCGCCTACTACCGCAGCCTCTGCACCGCCTTCCTGGCTGACTGTGCCGGGGGCTCGCCTCCCTAG